Proteins encoded in a region of the Phocoena phocoena chromosome X, mPhoPho1.1, whole genome shotgun sequence genome:
- the NKAP gene encoding NF-kappa-B-activating protein isoform X1 encodes MAPVSGSRSPEWEASGSGGKKRRSSSKSPKPSKSSRSPRGRRSRSHSCSRSGDRNGLSHQLSGPNQGSRNQSYRSRSRSRSRERPSAPRGAPFASASSSAYYGGYSRPYGSDKPWPSLLDKEREESLRQKRLSERERIGELGAPEVWGLSPKNPEPDSDEHTPVEDEEPKKSTTSASTSEEEKKKKKSSHSKERSKKKRKKKSSKRKHKKYSDDSDSDSDSETDSSDEDTKRRAKKAKKKEKKKKHRSKKYKKKKSKKSRKDSSDSSSKESQEEFLENPWKDRSKPEEPSDLIGPEAPKTLASQDDKPLNYGHALLPGEGAAMAEYVKAGKRIPRRGEIGLTSEEIASFECSGYVMSGSRHRRMEAVRLRKENQIYSADEKRALASFNQEERRKRENKILASFREMVYRKTKGKEDK; translated from the exons ATGGCTCCGGTGTCTGGCTCCCGCAGCCCGGAGTGGGAGGCCTCGGGCTCCGGGGGGAAGAAGCGTCGCAGTTCTTCGAAGAGCCCTAAGCCTAGCAAATCCTCTCGCTCCCCGCGGGGCCGCCGCTCTCGCTCGCACTCTTGCTCTCGGTCCGGGGACCGGAATGGCCTTAGCCATCAACTGAGTGGCCCCAACCAAGGCTCCCGAAACCAGTCCTACCGCTCCCGCTCGCGGTCACGCTCTCGAGAGCGGCCCTCCGCGCCGCGGGGCGCCCCTTTCGCTTCTGCCTCTTCGTCCGCCTATTATGGCGGCTACTCACGCCCCTACGGGAGCGACAAGCCATGGCCTAGCCTCCTGgacaaggagagggaagagagctTGCGGCAGAA GAGattaagtgagagagagaggattgGAGAATTGGGAGCTCCTGAAGTATGGGGACTTTCTCCAAAGAATCCAGAACCAGA cTCTGATGAACATACACCAGTAGAGGACGAAGAGCCAAAGAAAAGTACCACTTCAGCTTCTACTTcagaag aagaaaagaagaagaagaagtctAGTCATTCAAAAGAAAGgtccaagaaaaagaggaagaaaaaatcatctaaaagaaaacacaagaagtATTCTGATGATAGTGACAGTGACTCTGATTCTGAAACAGACTCCAGTG ATGAAGATACaaaaaggagagcaaagaaagccaagaaaaaggaaaagaagaagaaacacagatc gaagaaatataagaaaaagaagtctAAGAAGAGCAGAAAAGATTCCAGTGATTCAAGTTCTAAAGAGTCCCAAGAAGAGTTTCTGGAGAATCCCTGGAAGGACCGATCAA AGCCTGAAGAACCCTCAGATTTGATTGGCCCAGAGGCTCCCAAAACACTTGCCTCTCAAGATGATAAACCTTTGAA CTATGGCCATGCTCTGTTACCTGGTGAAGGTGCAGCTATGGCTGAATATGTAAAAGCTGGAAAACGTATCCCACGAAGAGGTGAAATTGGCTTGACAAGTGAAGAAATTGCATCATTTGAATGCTCGGGTTACGTAATGAGTGGTAGCAG GCATCGCCGAATGGAGGCTGTGCGACTGCGAAAAGAGAACCAGATCTATAGTGCTGATGAGAAGAGAGCCCTTGCATCCTTTAACCAAGAAGAGAGacgaaagagagaaaacaagattcTGGCCAGCTTTCGAGAGATGGTATACAGAAAAACTAAAGGGAAAGAGGACAAATAA
- the NKAP gene encoding NF-kappa-B-activating protein isoform X2 produces MAPVSGSRSPEWEASGSGGKKRRSSSKSPKPSKSSRSPRGRRSRSHSCSRSGDRNGLSHQLSGPNQGSRNQSYRSRSRSRSRERPSAPRGAPFASASSSAYYGGYSRPYGSDKPWPSLLDKEREESLRQKRLSERERIGELGAPEVWGLSPKNPEPDSDEHTPVEDEEPKKSTTSASTSEEKKKKKSSHSKERSKKKRKKKSSKRKHKKYSDDSDSDSDSETDSSDEDTKRRAKKAKKKEKKKKHRSKKYKKKKSKKSRKDSSDSSSKESQEEFLENPWKDRSKPEEPSDLIGPEAPKTLASQDDKPLNYGHALLPGEGAAMAEYVKAGKRIPRRGEIGLTSEEIASFECSGYVMSGSRHRRMEAVRLRKENQIYSADEKRALASFNQEERRKRENKILASFREMVYRKTKGKEDK; encoded by the exons ATGGCTCCGGTGTCTGGCTCCCGCAGCCCGGAGTGGGAGGCCTCGGGCTCCGGGGGGAAGAAGCGTCGCAGTTCTTCGAAGAGCCCTAAGCCTAGCAAATCCTCTCGCTCCCCGCGGGGCCGCCGCTCTCGCTCGCACTCTTGCTCTCGGTCCGGGGACCGGAATGGCCTTAGCCATCAACTGAGTGGCCCCAACCAAGGCTCCCGAAACCAGTCCTACCGCTCCCGCTCGCGGTCACGCTCTCGAGAGCGGCCCTCCGCGCCGCGGGGCGCCCCTTTCGCTTCTGCCTCTTCGTCCGCCTATTATGGCGGCTACTCACGCCCCTACGGGAGCGACAAGCCATGGCCTAGCCTCCTGgacaaggagagggaagagagctTGCGGCAGAA GAGattaagtgagagagagaggattgGAGAATTGGGAGCTCCTGAAGTATGGGGACTTTCTCCAAAGAATCCAGAACCAGA cTCTGATGAACATACACCAGTAGAGGACGAAGAGCCAAAGAAAAGTACCACTTCAGCTTCTACTTcagaag aaaagaagaagaagaagtctAGTCATTCAAAAGAAAGgtccaagaaaaagaggaagaaaaaatcatctaaaagaaaacacaagaagtATTCTGATGATAGTGACAGTGACTCTGATTCTGAAACAGACTCCAGTG ATGAAGATACaaaaaggagagcaaagaaagccaagaaaaaggaaaagaagaagaaacacagatc gaagaaatataagaaaaagaagtctAAGAAGAGCAGAAAAGATTCCAGTGATTCAAGTTCTAAAGAGTCCCAAGAAGAGTTTCTGGAGAATCCCTGGAAGGACCGATCAA AGCCTGAAGAACCCTCAGATTTGATTGGCCCAGAGGCTCCCAAAACACTTGCCTCTCAAGATGATAAACCTTTGAA CTATGGCCATGCTCTGTTACCTGGTGAAGGTGCAGCTATGGCTGAATATGTAAAAGCTGGAAAACGTATCCCACGAAGAGGTGAAATTGGCTTGACAAGTGAAGAAATTGCATCATTTGAATGCTCGGGTTACGTAATGAGTGGTAGCAG GCATCGCCGAATGGAGGCTGTGCGACTGCGAAAAGAGAACCAGATCTATAGTGCTGATGAGAAGAGAGCCCTTGCATCCTTTAACCAAGAAGAGAGacgaaagagagaaaacaagattcTGGCCAGCTTTCGAGAGATGGTATACAGAAAAACTAAAGGGAAAGAGGACAAATAA